The DNA region AGCGGCCGCAGACGACTTTGTAGACGACTTCGATGGAACGGGAACGCATCCGAACTCGACGTTCATCTCGGTCGCGCAGGTGCCTGAAGATCTGACGACGGTGATGGTGCAGGGAGCGCATCCCGGGGGATGGGTGAACTCGCGCACGGTGAAGGTAGGCCTGGTCAGCGAACCGCCTGTGCTGCCGAACACGGTGCCGAACTACCAGAACTTTGTGGCTTCGCCGATCAAGAGCATCACCTATGGCCTTTCGCCGGCGAACATGGTTCCGCCTACAAAGTTTGCGGTGCCGGGAGATGTGACGCTGGCGAATCCTGCGGGCTGTCCGACGCCTGCGATACAGGCGAGTGTATTTGCGCCGGCCTCGCAGACGCTGACGGCTGCGGCGGATGGAATGTACGCGCTGCACTACTTCGCACAGGACTGCGCAGGAACAGAGGAGTTGCAGTTTACCTCCGTAGGATCGGGAGGATGGTCAACGAGCTTTTACACCGTGCCGTTGAATGTGGATACGGTGGCTCCGGTAGTGGCAAGCGGGCCGGCCTTTTCGGTGGCTCCGGTGACGATCAATGGGGCGCCAGATTCCTTCACTCTGAATCAGCAGGTGAATGTGAGTTACAGTTGCACGGACGATCGCGCTGGTGTGGCGGTGTGCGGAGCGAAGAGCTATGGCGCGCCAGGCACGTTGAATACGGGGACGCTGACGTATCCGCTGGATACATCATCCGCCGGCAGGAAGACGCTGACGGTGGTGGTGACGGATGCCGCGGGCAATGCGGGCACCCCGGTTTCGGTGACGTATAACGTGGTCGCGACCGGGCAGGCCGATCTTGCAATTGCTCAGATTGCCAGGCGAAGCGTAAAGAGCGGCGCGAAGCTTTCTTACGACATGCTGGTGCTGAATCTTGGGCCGAAGACCGCGGATAGCGTTGTGATTAAAGATGCCATCCCGAGGGGAACGACTTTTGTCAGCGCGGGGTTTGAGAGCATCTCGTGCGCGCTGTTTGGCGGATGCAGCGAGCCGCCGCGGGCGTCGTCGTGCTCGGCTTCGGGGAGTACGGTGGTGTGCAACGCGGGCCAGTTGAAGCCGCTGTCGCGTTTCTCGTTAGATGGCATAGGTGTGCAGGTTGTGGTCAGGGTGAATGCTGCGGCAGGGGCAGTGCTGGTGAATACGGCAACGGTGGGAAGCTCGAACAGCGATCCAAATCCTGGAAACAACACTTCGACTTGGAAGACAACGGTGAAGTGAAGGTTCTGGATGCTGCTGGATTTAGCGTCTGGTGGTAATTGTCTGGGTGCAGTCCCTGTAGATCGCATTCAGGTCGGCGCGCTGCAGAAGCTTGTCGCTGCCGGCAATGATGCGGACGTCGTCGAGCCCTTTGAGAGCGTGGCTGCAAAAGCTGGATGCTTCTTCGAGATTGCTCTTCGAAGTAAGGCTCATCAGGTAGTAGATGCGGGCTGCTTGCAGCTTCATGCTTGCCTTCTCGGTGTCGCTGAGATTGGCGAGGAGAATCTGGCGTGCCCGTGCATTGTCGCCACTACCGATGAGTATCTCAGCGTGAGTCATTGAGATCTGAATTCCAAGCGTGCGGGGAAGGGAGATCGCTTTGCCGGCATAGGGAGCGAGCGCGCTGTCGGCTTCCTTTCGATTGCCTTGCATGAGAGAAGTGCGCGAAAGATTGAGTCGCAGGCGCGCTGCGGTGGGTTTATCGTCACGACGGCCAAGGGCCTGAAGAGCACGTTGGAAGATTTGGCGGGCTTCAGGAAAATTGCCGCGGTAGAAGGCGATCTCGCCCTGTGTGTTGAGAATCTGCGCGGCGAGCGCTTCGTTTTTCAAGTCGCGGGCAGCAGCCTGGGCGGGTTCCAGCGCAGTTGCCGCCTCGTCAAATTTGCCGGCGCGTGCGAGAGTGACGGCAAGTTCATTCTGTATGGAGGCGTAGTCGCGGCTCTTCTGGTCACCCAGATCCTTGAGTGCTTTGAGGGAGTCCTGTATCGATTTGACTGCGGCGCCATAGCGTCCTTCGTCGGCGAAGATGAGACCCATGTAGCGCGAGACGAATGCTCCTTCGCGTGGATCGTTGGCCTTGCGCGTGAGGTCGAGGGCGCGAACGAAGGACTTGAGCGCATCGTCGTACTGACCATCGTAGGCATAGGTGCGGCCAAGGCCGGCGAGGGCGTCGGCGAGGAAGCCGGGCACGGCGAGCTTCTCGCGAAGCTGAAGCGCCTGCTGGTAGTAAGTGAGTGCGCTGCCGGTGTCGCCGCGCGATTCATAGACGGAAGCGATGTTGGAGAGCGAGAGGGCCTCGAAGTTTTCGTCGCCGCTCTCGCGCTGTACGCGCAAGGCCTCCTGAAAGGCCTGTAGCGCCTGGTCGCTTTGGCCGAGGTCGGAGAGGAGCGAGCCCATGTCCATCAGGGTGTCGCCGACTTCTTTGTTCATGCCGATCTCGCGCAGAAGACCCAAAGCTTTTCGATAACTTGCGAGGGCGCCATCATTGTTACCGGAGGATGCCTGAACCTGCGCCATTTCAGCGAGCGCAGCCGCTACGCCACGTTTTTGGCCGATGCGCTCGTTGATGGCGATGGAGTCTTCGTAGTTGTGGAGAGCATCGGCGGGCTTGTTGAGGAGCCGGTAAGAGATGCCGATGGCGAGAAGGACGAGCGCTTTGGATTCCTGATTGTCGGTTTGAATGGCGAGCGAAAGGGCCTGGTTGAGCGGGTCGAGCGCTGCCTGCGGGTTGTTGCTGGTGATTTCGATAACGCCCATCTGCCAGAGACCGCGGATGCTCTTTGGATCTTCTTTGAGAAGGCTCGCGGTCTGGGCGCGTGCCTTGCCGTAGTCGCTGGTCTCTATATAGAGCGAGCCGAGGACATATTTGAGGTCTTCATCGCCGGGGAGATTGCGGGCGAGGCTTTCGTAGGTCTCGATGGCTTTGTCGTTCTGCTGCGTGACGCGAAAATTGTTGGCCTGGATGAGACGCCGTGCGAGCGGCGGAAGTTTTTGCGAGTCGGCTAGCTCCATCGCGCGGCGGGAGACCTGCACCGCTTCTGCCTCGTAACCGAGTTCGTCCTTGACGTGCGCAAGAAGAGCGTAGGCGAGCGCGAAGCGGGTATCGGAATCAATGGCGGCTGAAAGCAGGGCTTGTGCGTCGATGTTCCTGCCCGCGCGCGTCATCGCCACAGCCTCGTTATAGTCGCGCAGTGCGGCGACAGAGGTCGAGGTTGGCTGGATGGATTGCGCAGCGGCAGCCTTCTGATCGGATGATGACAGCGAGAGGTTTTGTCTTATGGATTCGGCAAGCGTGTTGATCGCAGCGGGAAGGTCTTTTTCAAGCGATTGCGCTTTGAGTGACGTGGTATGGCTGTTCTTTAGGTCTTCAATTGTGACGTCGATGGATATCTGGTCGCCGATGCGGTTGTACTGGCCGGAGACGACGGTGTCGGCAGAGGTGAACTGGGCGAGCCGCCGCAGCATGGGTTCGTCGATGATGGACTGAGGCGACAGGCGCAGGTCGGCGTAGACCTGACGGATTCGTTCAGGCGAGACAGAGTGGAGTTGCGTGGACTGGCCGATTGCAGTTGCAATCATGTCGGCGAGGCTGACGCTCATCCAGTCGATGCCGGAGATATTGGAGGCATTGCGAAGTGGAAAGACGGCGAGCGAAAGAGCAGGGCCTGCGGATGCAGTCTGTATCTGCGCAGAGCGGTTGTGAAACTTGTCGTAGGAGAGATAACCTGTAAGCAGAAGCGCGACGATGACGAGAGCGGTAAGGGTCTTCCAGGATTTACGAAGCTCGGAGCCAATGATGGTGAGCTTCGATGGGGGTTCAGCAGGAATACGAGCGAGAGATTGCCCGGCTTCGTAGGCGTCGAGATCGGCGATAAGCCCTGTCGCGTTCTGGTAACGGAGAGCGACATCGCGCGCAAGGCATCGGCAGACGATGTTTGAGAGCGGTCGAGGAATGGATTGGTCGCTGTCGGCGAGGGGCGCGACATCCTGCTGGGTGCGCAAGACCAGGCTTGCGATACCGCTCTGCGCCTGGAAGGGCGAGTGTCCGGAGAGCAGCTCGTAGAAGATGATTCCGAGCGAGAAAATGTCTGAGCGCTGGTCGATCTCTGAGGCGAGTGCCTGCTCGGGCGACATGTACTCCATGGTCCCGACGATATTGCCGGACTGGGTGAGGCCATTGTCATCGACGGTGCGGGCGAGGCCGAAGTCCATGACAAGGACGCGGCCGCCGGATTCGCACATGATGTTCTGCGGCTTGAGGTCACGGTGGATGACGCCGACGGCATGCGCTGCCTCGAGCGCCTTGGCGACCTGCCGAACGATGGTGATGGCCTCGGCAGGCGGAAAGCGGCCGCGATCGAGGAGATCGGCGCGAAGGTCGCATCCCTCGATGTACTCCATCGTAATGAACTTGAGACCGTCGGCCTCGCCGAGGTCGTAGATGCGGATGACGTTGCGGTGGGTGACGTTGCTCGAGAGCAGGATCTCCTGCTTGAAGCGCTCGATGATGTCGGGGTCGCGGGCGAGTTCAGGGCGGATGACTTTGAAGGCGACGAGGCGGCCCAGGGCGAGATCGCGAGCTTTGTAGACCTCGCCCATTCCTCCAACACCGACCATCTCGATGATGGTGTAGCGGTTGCCGATGATGGTGTCGGGGGCGAGGCGCGCTGAGTGTGGAGAAGACGATACAGAAGAACTGCGAGGCGGCGGCGAGTAGAGATTGCCGGGATCGATGTTGAAGAGGGTCGGCAGCTCGGAGGAGGAGGTTTCGCCGGATGGAGATGTGCGAACTCCGCCAGCGCCTGTACTGGGCTTATCCGCACGCCGGGTTCGCTGGTCGTCGGCCATGAGATTGAAGTAAATGAACTAACTGCACATCATATGCTCTCCTGCGTAGCTTTATAAGTGCCTTGGAGAGGGTCGAGTGTCAATGCTTGAAGAACGGGGCCCGGCGGGAGCTTTGGAATATCCCTGAGGTAAACTATTGACAGCGCTCATGCGGAGGGATGTGTGAGCGGTTGAAACAGGCGGTCTTGAAAACCGCTTTACCTTAACGGGTAACGGGGGTTCGAATCCCTCTCCCTCCGCCATTTCATCTTGCGCATCGCTTTCTCTCCCCTTCTTCCACGCGTGAAGGTGTAGGTATGGCCGGAGCCGCCTCCCCACACGTTGGAGTCTGTCGTCGTAAGGACGACATGGTGAAGATCGAACCAGTCGTAGTGCAGCCGCTCCCAGATTCCGCCAGAGCCTTCCGTCACATCAGCCTACGTGCTGTCCAACTGATGCACCTGAAGATACTCGTCGGCGCTGTTGCCGAACAACTTCGCCCGGCCCGGCCCGAAGTCCGTAAGCCCGGCAACGTACTGCTCAGGCGCGAGGGCCAATGCTAACTCCTTTCCGAACCCTATGAGGTGTCGGCAATGCTGAGTTTAAAACTGCAAATGGCAAAACTCTTCACGTCATGCTCAGGTTCGCTTTCGTTTACTTCCGCGGCGCCTCATTGTCGACGAACTTTCCAGCAATGTGAGGTGGAGGCGCCACCGAGTGCCTCAGTTTTAGCAATGTCTCAAGAACAACGTGTTTTGCAGGACTATCGTCGCCTTGTCTACGATCAAGCAATAAGCGAGCGGCAGTCGTACCAAGTTGGTAGCCTGACTGGGAAACAGACGAGAGGGAAGGATTTGTGGTTTCGGCCAGGTCAAGGTCATCGAAGCCAATGATGGATACATCCTCGGGACAACGAAGGCCTGCCTCGCGGACAGCCAGCAAGGCTCCCAATGCAATCATGTCGTTGCCCGCGAAGATTGCCGTCGGTCTCGGAATCAGACGCAACAAAATAAGAGTTTTAGCATGTCCTCCTTGCTTATCGAAACTTGTCTCCTGAGAGTATTCAGGAGACAAGTGAAGTTTTGCTTCCTTTATTGCGCGCTTGAAACCTACAAGCCGCTCCTTTGAATTGGTAAGGTGTAGAGGCCCTGTGATAGTTGCTAGCCTGGTGTGCCCCAGTTGAAGCAAATGCCGAGTTGCGTTGTAAGCTCCTACCTCGTTATTTGCGGTGACGCTATCACCGCTCCAGTTTTTGGGAAGCCGGTCGACACACACCACTCCCGTGCCGGCTTGCCGGTATGACTCCGCCTGTTTCGCAAGTTCACTGAAATTCGACGGAATTACGATGAGGCCTGCTGGCAGGTAGGTTCGCAACTCGTTCAGGTGAATTATCTCTTTGGAGTGATCGTTGTCCGTGTTGCAGAGGATCAGACGATATCCGTTCGAGAAGGCCACATCTTCCGCGCCTCGAACGACGGCGGGGAAGAAGGGATTCGTGATGTCGGGAATGATCATCCCGATCGTGTTGGTTGTATCGCGTCGTAGACCGCGTGCCAGTTGGCTAGGCTGATATCCAACCGATTGAACAGCCTCAAGCACACGGGTTCGCTTCGGTTCTCGAACTTTAGCGGTATTGTTGAGCACATGGGAGACCGTGCCCAGAGATACCCCTGCCATTCTGGCGATATCATGCATGTTGGCCATAACGCCTTCTCCATCAGGCTTTAGGAGCCTGGTCGCAAAGTGACTGAGACCCAGGAACCAATCT from Acidobacteriota bacterium includes:
- a CDS encoding tetratricopeptide repeat protein translates to MADDQRTRRADKPSTGAGGVRTSPSGETSSSELPTLFNIDPGNLYSPPPRSSSVSSSPHSARLAPDTIIGNRYTIIEMVGVGGMGEVYKARDLALGRLVAFKVIRPELARDPDIIERFKQEILLSSNVTHRNVIRIYDLGEADGLKFITMEYIEGCDLRADLLDRGRFPPAEAITIVRQVAKALEAAHAVGVIHRDLKPQNIMCESGGRVLVMDFGLARTVDDNGLTQSGNIVGTMEYMSPEQALASEIDQRSDIFSLGIIFYELLSGHSPFQAQSGIASLVLRTQQDVAPLADSDQSIPRPLSNIVCRCLARDVALRYQNATGLIADLDAYEAGQSLARIPAEPPSKLTIIGSELRKSWKTLTALVIVALLLTGYLSYDKFHNRSAQIQTASAGPALSLAVFPLRNASNISGIDWMSVSLADMIATAIGQSTQLHSVSPERIRQVYADLRLSPQSIIDEPMLRRLAQFTSADTVVSGQYNRIGDQISIDVTIEDLKNSHTTSLKAQSLEKDLPAAINTLAESIRQNLSLSSSDQKAAAAQSIQPTSTSVAALRDYNEAVAMTRAGRNIDAQALLSAAIDSDTRFALAYALLAHVKDELGYEAEAVQVSRRAMELADSQKLPPLARRLIQANNFRVTQQNDKAIETYESLARNLPGDEDLKYVLGSLYIETSDYGKARAQTASLLKEDPKSIRGLWQMGVIEITSNNPQAALDPLNQALSLAIQTDNQESKALVLLAIGISYRLLNKPADALHNYEDSIAINERIGQKRGVAAALAEMAQVQASSGNNDGALASYRKALGLLREIGMNKEVGDTLMDMGSLLSDLGQSDQALQAFQEALRVQRESGDENFEALSLSNIASVYESRGDTGSALTYYQQALQLREKLAVPGFLADALAGLGRTYAYDGQYDDALKSFVRALDLTRKANDPREGAFVSRYMGLIFADEGRYGAAVKSIQDSLKALKDLGDQKSRDYASIQNELAVTLARAGKFDEAATALEPAQAAARDLKNEALAAQILNTQGEIAFYRGNFPEARQIFQRALQALGRRDDKPTAARLRLNLSRTSLMQGNRKEADSALAPYAGKAISLPRTLGIQISMTHAEILIGSGDNARARQILLANLSDTEKASMKLQAARIYYLMSLTSKSNLEEASSFCSHALKGLDDVRIIAGSDKLLQRADLNAIYRDCTQTITTRR
- a CDS encoding LacI family DNA-binding transcriptional regulator, with product MHDIARMAGVSLGTVSHVLNNTAKVREPKRTRVLEAVQSVGYQPSQLARGLRRDTTNTIGMIIPDITNPFFPAVVRGAEDVAFSNGYRLILCNTDNDHSKEIIHLNELRTYLPAGLIVIPSNFSELAKQAESYRQAGTGVVCVDRLPKNWSGDSVTANNEVGAYNATRHLLQLGHTRLATITGPLHLTNSKERLVGFKRAIKEAKLHLSPEYSQETSFDKQGGHAKTLILLRLIPRPTAIFAGNDMIALGALLAVREAGLRCPEDVSIIGFDDLDLAETTNPSLSSVSQSGYQLGTTAARLLLDRRQGDDSPAKHVVLETLLKLRHSVAPPPHIAGKFVDNEAPRK